The following DNA comes from Denticeps clupeoides chromosome 14, fDenClu1.1, whole genome shotgun sequence.
acttcacttcactttgaaatagttatccaacagtcttgaagtcCCCAGAGGTGTCTAGCATTTGTTGGCCCATTTtctttcactctgcggtccagctcacccccaAACCACCTCGattggtgactgtggaggtcaggtccccactttttgttaagtacataactccacatgtgttcattcatagttttgatgccttcagtaaaaatctaccaacgtaaatggtcatgaaaagaaagaaaacacattgaatgagaacgtGAGTCCaaaccttttggcctgtactgtatgctaCATACTGCATAGGTTgttctaaaaacacattattgtattgttatattgttattaCTATAATATATAACTGTATTTTCTACATAGTGCAGCGCCCTCGTGCGGTGAAAAGGATCACGGCGTGAATCGGCATTAGTGAGTATAATGAAGAACTGATTGGCGAAACGGTCTGCGTCGCAGTCCGTACTTTATTCGCCTCCGAATTAGGAATCAGTCCCGTAGCGGGCGACCGCCCAGCGTCACCGCCACAATCCGCTCCGAACTCCGCGGCGTTAGCGGTTTACGTAATGGTCGGGGACAAGCTCCTCATCCGGATCAAATCATTCCATCCAGGCGAAAGGGGGTGGCGGGCGACCGGGCGGACCCCACACGCGCCGCCCCGGCCCAGTTAACACGACGGAGAGCTGCTGCCGTGCGGTTTACAGCTAATAGCAGCGCTTTGCGCGCCGTTGCAATGCGAGTGCGCGACGTGCCGGTCTCGACAGAAACTCGCACGGACTCCGCACACCCCCGCCTGCCCGCGTAGTGAGCTCGACTCCCTGCCGCGAGCTGTTTTCGTACAAATCCACTCGCGATTCGTTTCGTGGAGCTTTTTCGGCATCGtcgctgttattattattgttctatATTTCCGCCTACATCGGAAATGAGTTTTGACTTCGTGTGAAAGCAGGCCCACCCGCGACCCACCGCCGTGGATAATGCGCTGGATGCCGTGGTAGCCGAGACTTCCGCTGGAAGTTGCCCGCCTGGAACAGTCGCTTCGGGAAGAACAGAGCGCCAGAGCAGCCCGTCCCCAGTCCCATGTTTTCTCCGAACCAGCTCGAACACCCCGGTTCTATCGACGCCTTGAAATACGGAGAGCTGATCATCCTCGGGTGAGTGGCGCGTCCGAACGGCGGAGCGAAATCTCTTTCAATTTCACGACGCGGGTCGCGCACATAGAAGCGCAATCGGAGaagattaaaaatattaatacaatctCACTTGAGCCACGCCGAGGTAAAAACAACGGAGAGAATATAACAACCTAAATAACGACGAAATACACAATAACGAGAACTACTGTGTTTTGCGTGCGTAggatgacgtgtgtgtgttttaatgtatgCGTTTGTTGGGCTCCAGAAAATCTGGTGAATGAGCGCAAGGCGGCAGCCTGTCCTGAAGTTCGGGTGGCGCGACTCCCCCACCTAGTCTTTAATGtggcgaataaaaaaaaaaaaaaactccatttcCTCTTCCCGGCATGCCTTGCTGCTGGGTTACCTGCCCCACTGACCAACATGCGTGCAGCAGCGGCCCAGTTGCTCCAGGCTGCCTCTGCGCTCATGACTTTTCTGATGAAGCAGTATTGTTGAAAGGGAGTTATAGGTCTATGCATGTAACAGGcacactgtgtgtgcgtgtgtgtgtgtgcatgtgagtgtgtgcgtctgtgagagagtgtgtgtgtgtgcgtgtgtgtgtgtgtgagagagtgtgtgtgtgtgtgtgtgtgtgtgtgcgtgtgtgtgtgtgcatgtgagtgtgtgcgtctgtgagagagtgtgtgtgtgtgcatgtgagtgtgtgcgtgtgtgtgtgtgtgtgtgtgcatgtgagtgtgtgcatgtgtgcgtgtgtgtgtgtgtgcgtgccagtCAGTACCTCTGTTGGAGCGGAGAAAGAAGGTTTTGCTGAACCGGCAGTTTGGCCGCTGGACTCACAGTCGATGCTTTTCGACGACTTCTCGGCTTAAACAAGGGAGGAGGTTGTGGGGCAAAAGTGATGCATTGATGCAGCTTGCTGATGTGCGGGAATGTCAGGCACTGCAAGAGGAACGGAATAATCGGAATGTTAGGTAGCAAGAACTGTAAGTTACAAGAACTGTAACTTTCTCAGATCAGGTTTTGAATGTCatataataagataagataagatggtcctttattagtcccacaagtgggaaatttacattgtcacggcagttGGTGGAcctacaagataagagcagcaaaagacaatagcacagatgccgactgtataatataaaggttcactgtacaaataggcaaataaatagtcatacaataaaacagtgaatgtgagttgtaaaaataaaaaaatatgtcagtatatacataatagatatatttgtgagattttacatatgtacagagtgggtagatatacacatattgcacttaagAGCAATAGGGGTGGCGATATGACACGTTTCACGATCCGcgggtcacgatacgattatatcaggATATATAGTGATACTGTACGTATTGCGATATGagaatgtaaaaacagagcttgTGAAgagtctgtcatgttttgcgccatctacaggagtggaggttgttgTCACAAAattttgatatttgatgtccctgtatcgatatcAATAtgcaatatcaccacgtaaaatatcatGATGTACTGCTGCATGAGTTTAAATTCcggctcagaccttgtgtgtgtgagcttgtaAGCATGGGTTTCCTCACCTTTCAAAGTCATACACAGTAGGTGAATTAGCGACTCTGAATTCgagtcccaggatgggctccgacACTTATGGAAAGTGAATGGATCAACAAAATTTTGTATCGTTTTAGGTATAATGGCTCCCTACCTGGTGGAAACCGCGGCAGAAAGCGAAGCCACTTTGCTCTTTACCGACGGGCCAATGCAAATGGAGTCAAACCAAGCACTGTGCACATCCTCAGCAACCCACAAGACAGCAAGGTGTGTGCATGACTATGCGTAATGTTAATTAGGAAATCCGTTTCCGATGCCTTTTCATCAACATCGGGCCACAGCATTTCTAataataacacatacacatgcatacacattgaacaaacaaatacaaaatgtataaatacattataatttttcttagtctagcacccaacactctccgagcatgttcttcaatgacaagtctaagccttatcagggctcttagtttgtatacttgatattctatagaaatcgaacgagaattgctggtgtcttcccattgtaagtcgctttggataaaagcgtctgccaaataaagtaaagtaaagtaaagtaaagtaataaaatCTCGTGGGCCTGCGTGACTTAGTGTGAATCTGTGTGTTTATAGTTGAGCAAATCTGTCCTACAGGCTGTTAACAGCAAGATCCATCACAGTATCGCCTACACCATGTCCCGCAGCCAGACGGTGGTGGTGGAGTACAGCCACGACGATGAGACCGACATGTTCCAGGTGAGCAGTATACTTTATGgttcgtaatcagaaggttgccggtttgaatcccgagccgccaaggtgccactgaggtgtatcaaaatgacaatcacttcacttgtcatAAAAAGATGTGCAGAGTATGTATTGAATTGTAACTAATATCAGTGGCGGCTGGTGAATTACATTTTTGGTGGGGCGCAACATTGCGGGCACCTATTTTGGTACGGCAAAGCACCATTCTTATGCATCACGCTACTTTAAAAGattaaattaaagcaaaaatacaACGTCTGGATTTTCAGTCATTAACCATTTATAAGTacattgtaaattgtaaatttcccacttatgggattaataaaggatcatcttatctcaCAATTTTTTCAATTGCTCTTTTGTTAAAGTCAGGCATGTCCCTAACAAAATCTTATTTCATtctataaatacaatattaaacaATAGTTTTTAATCAATGTATGCCTTTAAGAGCATCTATCTCACCTCTGTAGCTAATCTCTGCGGCTGTTTCAGTTTTATTGGACGAAACTGAATTCATTTTCTCCAAGATAAAAACTCCACAAGCTGCTTAGCTGCTCGAGCTAACTGCTAGCAAAGTACAACGGTGACCTTAGGTTATTATGTCATTGTGCTAGGCATGAAACTATCGATTGTTAGTTGCTCTTACAATCATTATACAACAACATCAGGCTTTATGCTTCTCTGAAATCACATCTACTTTATTCTTTTGATCGCAAGGAGCTTCTTCAAAACTGCAATGTTTTACTGTTATATTTATGCTTACAAACCCTTAAAAAGTCACtaagaaaaaataattcatttgtttgtcaCAGTTCATACACAGCTGTTCTTACTTTCTTTAAAGCGATGTCATTTATACATCAGCATAACATGGTTCATCATAAACAATTCAgacaatgtaattaaaatgttgatATTCCCCTCCTCCGTGCAGTGGTATTAACTGGCTTTTGAATTTTGTCATGACAGAAGTTGTTTGTGGCTTATCCTTCAAAATTCAGGAAACTGAACATTCTTTTCAACAATTAAAACACCATCTTGTGTTATATACGGTGAccacaaaaagacaaaacttACCTGGGTGTCCCTACATTCTAGATTGGCCGTTCCACCGAGAGCCCCATTGACTTTGTGGTGATGGACACCACCGGCAGCACGAAGGACAGTGAGGACTCGTCAGCCCCCAGTACCATCTCCCGCTTTGCCTGCAGGATTGTTTGCCAGCGCAGTCCTCCCTACACTGCTCGCATCTATGCTGCTGGCTTTGACACCTCCAAAAATATTTTCTTGGGGGTCAGTATTTCAGCACAATTTAGTGAACTGTATTTAGGTCAAAATGGACTATTTTCTTAAATGGCCCTAGAACACCTCATGTAGTAGTTATGCAAGAAAGTAGTTGAACAAAACTAATAATATTCTTACTCATCTTTGGCTTTAAATGTCTGTGACGTGTATGCTGAATGCTTCTCATCGTTGCGATAGGAAAAAGCAACCAAATGGAAAAACCCAGACGGTCACATGGACGGACTAACTACCAATGGGGTGCTGGTGATGCATCCCTGGGGCTTCCCGGAGGACCCCAAGCAAGGCGAATGGAGAGAGATCTCAGTCTGTGGCGACGTCTACAGCCTGAGGGACACCCGCTCGGGACCGGCCCGTGGACAGCTGGTCGGTGTCAGCAGAATTCCAGTGAATCATTCAATTGggagactttttcttttgttatgtaATTAAGTCAGGAACATGCTGGTTTTAGTAGTTTAGAGTACTTTTTAATCGCAGAATCATTAAATCATGCAGAatcattacatatttataaGGTACTTAATAATGTgagaaatgtaattttacattcacattctCCAAGGCTTTCATGTGTGAAATAGTATTTTTACTATATGAATTACTATATGAATTATATTGCATTAATTATGTCAATCTCAACTAGACTCCAGCTTTCCTGTTAAGACTTCATTCAGGATTATTTGTACTTTCAGGCCCATGGGGAGAGCAGTGCTCTAGAGGATGGCTCACTGGTGGACCTCTGTGGTGCAACGCTGCTGTGGAGGACGGCTGAAGGGCTCCTTCACGCACCTACCCTGCGGCACCTTGATGCGCTGCGGCTGGAGCTGAACGCAGGCAGGCCTCAGTGTCCCGTGGGCCTGAGCACACTGGCTTTCCCCAGCCTGCCACGTAGCCACAGCCTGGAGGAACGTCAGCCCTGGGCCTACTTGGCGTGTGGCCACGTGCATGGTCGGCACGACTGGGGCCAGCGGCCGGAGCGCCACCGGGAGGAGAGCAGCAGCGGCAGTGGTGGCGGCAGTGGTACGGGTGGCAGGCGGGAATGCCCGCTCTGCCGGTCAGTGGGGCCCTATGTGCCGCTGTGGCTGGGCTATGAGCCAGCCCTGTATGTTGATGCTGGTGCCCCCACGCATGCCTTTGTGCCCTGTGGCCATGTCTGCTCAGAGAGGACTGTCCGCTACTGGGCTGAGACCCCTCTGCCTCACGGCACCCATGCCTT
Coding sequences within:
- the LOC114763622 gene encoding E3 ubiquitin-protein ligase pellino homolog 1 isoform X1, coding for MFSPNQLEHPGSIDALKYGELIILGYNGSLPGGNRGRKRSHFALYRRANANGVKPSTVHILSNPQDSKLSKSVLQAVNSKIHHSIAYTMSRSQTVVVEYSHDDETDMFQIGRSTESPIDFVVMDTTGSTKDSEDSSAPSTISRFACRIVCQRSPPYTARIYAAGFDTSKNIFLGEKATKWKNPDGHMDGLTTNGVLVMHPWGFPEDPKQGEWREISVCGDVYSLRDTRSGPARGQLAHGESSALEDGSLVDLCGATLLWRTAEGLLHAPTLRHLDALRLELNAGRPQCPVGLSTLAFPSLPRSHSLEERQPWAYLACGHVHGRHDWGQRPERHREESSSGSGGGSGTGGRRECPLCRSVGPYVPLWLGYEPALYVDAGAPTHAFVPCGHVCSERTVRYWAETPLPHGTHAFRPTCPFCSAPLSGPPGHVRLIFQGPVD
- the LOC114763622 gene encoding E3 ubiquitin-protein ligase pellino homolog 1 isoform X2 — translated: MFSPNQLEHPGSIDALKYGELIILGYNGSLPGGNRGRKRSHFALYRRANANGVKPSTVHILSNPQDSKAVNSKIHHSIAYTMSRSQTVVVEYSHDDETDMFQIGRSTESPIDFVVMDTTGSTKDSEDSSAPSTISRFACRIVCQRSPPYTARIYAAGFDTSKNIFLGEKATKWKNPDGHMDGLTTNGVLVMHPWGFPEDPKQGEWREISVCGDVYSLRDTRSGPARGQLAHGESSALEDGSLVDLCGATLLWRTAEGLLHAPTLRHLDALRLELNAGRPQCPVGLSTLAFPSLPRSHSLEERQPWAYLACGHVHGRHDWGQRPERHREESSSGSGGGSGTGGRRECPLCRSVGPYVPLWLGYEPALYVDAGAPTHAFVPCGHVCSERTVRYWAETPLPHGTHAFRPTCPFCSAPLSGPPGHVRLIFQGPVD